The Glycine soja cultivar W05 chromosome 8, ASM419377v2, whole genome shotgun sequence genome has a window encoding:
- the LOC114422833 gene encoding uncharacterized protein LOC114422833: MAPHGESLASSFSRKSNMPTSSKPPKLSSENLKRTVSDISFELAKEEIDDHLKLPAISEVENANCECCGMCEECTPEYIDRVREKFNGKWVCGLCAEAVKEELEKNGGKKEEAVSAHMSACVKFNKYGRAFPVLFQAQAMKEMLKKNTLDGRRAKSISPRDKGGAKKGGISRSSSCIPAITREINDIKIAN, translated from the coding sequence ATGGCACCCCATGGAGAGTCTTTGGCAAGCTCTTTCTCTAGGAAAAGCAACATGCCAACATCATCAAAGCCACCAAAGCTTTCATCAGAGAACCTTAAACGAACGGTCTCAGACATCTCTTTCGAGCTGGCAAAAGAAGAGATCGATGATCATTTGAAGCTGCCAGCAATATCCGAGGTCGAGAATGCAAATTGTGAGTGCTGTGGTATGTGCGAGGAGTGCACACCGGAATACATTGACCGTGTGCGCGAGAAGTTCAACGGGAAGTGGGTGTGTGGATTGTGTGCTGAGGCAGTAAAGGAAGAGTTGGAGAAAAATGGAGGGAAAAAGGAGGAAGCTGTGAGTGCACACATGAGTGCATGTGTTAAGTTCAACAAATATGGTAGGGCTTTCCCGGTTCTGTTCCAAGCACAAGCCATGAAAGAGATGCTGAAAAAGAATACCCTAGATGGTAGAAGGGCTAAGTCTATTAGCCCTAGGGACAAAGGAGGTGCAAAGAAAGGAGGGATTTCTCGTAGCTCAAGTTGCATTCCAGCAATCACAAGAGAGATCAATGATATCAAAATAGCCAATTAA
- the LOC114422832 gene encoding uncharacterized protein LOC114422832, which produces MPPCPLFLFNPSHSIFSLSLSKIRKNNLKQIEMESNTPVIAKKELSIIHVALFMLRKGISKGKLMMHLNNMMLKRPGKAIANLMFHHNHGVSGNSLHFSAAREYEFSCSNTPNNFFAAIASSNKRHRHIPFFTCAHAPPTLDDDVATVNAVKGVLEMLNNETVVEASPAALPGFGRSPMVRQLIRVTDSPFPLVESQDDKDNQVDKAAEEFIKRFYKELRKQT; this is translated from the coding sequence atgccccCTTGCCCTCTCTTCCTCTTCAACCCATCCCATTCcatcttctctctctccctctctaaAATTCGAAAAAATAACCTAAAACAAATAGAAATGGAAAGCAATACACCTGTAATAGCAAAGAAAGAATTGAGCATAATACATGTGGCCTTGTTCATGTTGAGGAAAGGCATCTCTAAGGGGAAGCTAATGATGCACCTCAACAACATGATGCTCAAACGCCCCGGCAAAGCCATCGCCAACCTCATGTTCCACCACAACCACGGTGTCTCCGGCAACAGCCTCCATTTCTCCGCCGCCAGGGAGTACGAGTTCAGCTGCAGCAACACTCCAAACAACTTCTTCGCGGCCATTGCCAGCAGCAACAAGCGCCACCGCCACATTCCCTTCTTCACGTGCGCTCACGCGCCGCCCACCCTCGACGACGACGTGGCTACGGTTAATGCAGTTAAGGGCGTGTTGGAGATGCTGAACAATGAGACCGTCGTGGAGGCATCACCGGCCGCGCTTCCCGGGTTCGGACGTAGCCCTATGGTGAGGCAGTTGATCAGGGTGACGGACTCTCCGTTCCCACTTGTTGAGTCCCAGGATGACAAGGACAACCAAGTGGACAAGGCTGCGGAAGAGTTCATAAAGAGGTTCTACAAAGAGTTGAGGAAGCAGACTTga